A single genomic interval of Corvus cornix cornix isolate S_Up_H32 chromosome 1, ASM73873v5, whole genome shotgun sequence harbors:
- the FAM131B gene encoding protein FAM131B isoform X1, translating into MGCIGSRTVGNEVIAVDWKGLKDVDQINMDSTSSLHGSSFHRPSTEQTRTDFSWDGINLSMEDTTSILPKLKRNSNAYGIGALAKSSFSGPLGISRSMKDHVTKPTAMGQGRVAHMIEWQGWGKAHSQQQQHTHETARKDADAYSDLSDGEKEARFLAGVMEQFAISEATLMAWSSMDGEDVSVNSNQDNPAGNYSENYQELMESQEHMAQTQYDSWPHSYVSQGMYCLGSSDAWEASDQSLIASPATGSYLGQNFDESQTNLQESILLQSSFLQQQQLQQQRQEQNFVQSTGLVHVWPLQTAQSGGGAESSTYMEDHIEDEGNPRLEKAPLLNKKPSPEEDDAVCRDLESLSPREEVEHAALSRKVSDVTSSGVQSFDEEEGETNN; encoded by the exons GAAACGAGGTGATTGCAGTAGACTGGAAGGGACTGAAAGATGTGGACCAAATCAATATGGACAGCACGAGTTCACTGCATGGCAGCAGCTTCCATCGACCTTCCACTGAG cAAACACGGACAGATTTCTCCTGGGATGGTATCAAT ctCTCCATGGAAGATACGACCTCCATCCTCCCCAAGCTGAAACGCAACTCCAATGCTTATGGGATTGGGGCTTTGGCTAAATCATCTTTCTCTG GTCCCTTAGGGATATCTCGCAGCATGAAGGACCACGTCACGAAGCCGACGGCGATGGGCCAGGGCCGCGTGGCGCACATGATTgagtggcagggctggggcaaagcccacagccagcagcagcagcacacgcACGAGACCGCGCGCAAGGACGCCGACGCCTACTCGGACCTCAGCGACGGCGAGAAGGAGGCCCGCTTCCTTGCAG GAGTGATGGAGCAATTTGCTATTTCTGAAGCGACTCTCATGGCCTGGTCCTCCATGGATGGTGAGGATGTGAGTGTAAACTCAAATCAGGACAATCCAGCAGGCAACTACTCTGAGAACTATCAGGAGCTGATGGAGAGCCAAG AGCATATGGCCCAGACACAGTATGATAGCTGGCCTCACTCCTACGTCTCGCAGGGCATGTATTGCTTAGGTTCATCCGACGCCTGGGAGGCCAGTGACCAGTCCCTCATCGCCTCCCCAGCAACCGGCTCCTACCTAGGCCAGAATTTCGATGAATCCCAGACAAACCTTCAGGAAAGCATTTTGCTTCAGAGCAGCTTTCTccagcagcaacagctgcaGCAACAGCGGCAGGAGCAGAACTTCGTCCAGAGCACGGGGCTGGTCCACGTGTGGCCCCTGCAGACTGCTCAGAGTGGGGGTGGAGCTGAGTCCAGCACGTACATGGAGGACCACATTGAGGATGAAGGGAACCCACGGCTGGAGAAGGCTCCTCTCCTAAACAAGAAGCCCTCTCCAGAGGAGGATGATGCAGTGTGCCGGGACCTGGAATCTTTGTCTCCTCGAGAGGAGGTGGAACATGCTGCACTGAGCCGCAAAGTCTCAGATGTCACCTCCTCTGGGGTGCAGTCCTTTGatgaggaagagggagaaacaaACAACTGA
- the FAM131B gene encoding protein FAM131B isoform X2, which translates to MGCIGSRTVGNEVIAVDWKGLKDVDQINMDSTSSLHGSSFHRPSTEQTRTDFSWDGINLSMEDTTSILPKLKRNSNAYGIGALAKSSFSGISRSMKDHVTKPTAMGQGRVAHMIEWQGWGKAHSQQQQHTHETARKDADAYSDLSDGEKEARFLAGVMEQFAISEATLMAWSSMDGEDVSVNSNQDNPAGNYSENYQELMESQEHMAQTQYDSWPHSYVSQGMYCLGSSDAWEASDQSLIASPATGSYLGQNFDESQTNLQESILLQSSFLQQQQLQQQRQEQNFVQSTGLVHVWPLQTAQSGGGAESSTYMEDHIEDEGNPRLEKAPLLNKKPSPEEDDAVCRDLESLSPREEVEHAALSRKVSDVTSSGVQSFDEEEGETNN; encoded by the exons GAAACGAGGTGATTGCAGTAGACTGGAAGGGACTGAAAGATGTGGACCAAATCAATATGGACAGCACGAGTTCACTGCATGGCAGCAGCTTCCATCGACCTTCCACTGAG cAAACACGGACAGATTTCTCCTGGGATGGTATCAAT ctCTCCATGGAAGATACGACCTCCATCCTCCCCAAGCTGAAACGCAACTCCAATGCTTATGGGATTGGGGCTTTGGCTAAATCATCTTTCTCTG GGATATCTCGCAGCATGAAGGACCACGTCACGAAGCCGACGGCGATGGGCCAGGGCCGCGTGGCGCACATGATTgagtggcagggctggggcaaagcccacagccagcagcagcagcacacgcACGAGACCGCGCGCAAGGACGCCGACGCCTACTCGGACCTCAGCGACGGCGAGAAGGAGGCCCGCTTCCTTGCAG GAGTGATGGAGCAATTTGCTATTTCTGAAGCGACTCTCATGGCCTGGTCCTCCATGGATGGTGAGGATGTGAGTGTAAACTCAAATCAGGACAATCCAGCAGGCAACTACTCTGAGAACTATCAGGAGCTGATGGAGAGCCAAG AGCATATGGCCCAGACACAGTATGATAGCTGGCCTCACTCCTACGTCTCGCAGGGCATGTATTGCTTAGGTTCATCCGACGCCTGGGAGGCCAGTGACCAGTCCCTCATCGCCTCCCCAGCAACCGGCTCCTACCTAGGCCAGAATTTCGATGAATCCCAGACAAACCTTCAGGAAAGCATTTTGCTTCAGAGCAGCTTTCTccagcagcaacagctgcaGCAACAGCGGCAGGAGCAGAACTTCGTCCAGAGCACGGGGCTGGTCCACGTGTGGCCCCTGCAGACTGCTCAGAGTGGGGGTGGAGCTGAGTCCAGCACGTACATGGAGGACCACATTGAGGATGAAGGGAACCCACGGCTGGAGAAGGCTCCTCTCCTAAACAAGAAGCCCTCTCCAGAGGAGGATGATGCAGTGTGCCGGGACCTGGAATCTTTGTCTCCTCGAGAGGAGGTGGAACATGCTGCACTGAGCCGCAAAGTCTCAGATGTCACCTCCTCTGGGGTGCAGTCCTTTGatgaggaagagggagaaacaaACAACTGA